The Solanum lycopersicum chromosome 6, SLM_r2.1 genome has a window encoding:
- the LOC138349233 gene encoding uncharacterized protein: protein MSDGRRFERQKFSEKRTQSSRGDGCYICGGPHGYARCPEMKSLSAIVRERKEKEAQDKAKSADTTQLGMVRICGAIAKQADNPGDFSKQYVDISINGQAVRAMVDFGAESNIMTKTAAEKLGLKIVPSNNRLKTVNAPPTPVCGIAHGVSITLGRWRGKTNFTVAPLDISDAILGQEFFQRCHTMIYPYLQQLLVMKGEGSCMVPLVRVPKKDIYAQLSAMQIVKGLKKGAPTFLATIASSSEDHGAMEPLPPIIESILQETSDVMPEELPKTLPLRREVDHMIELEVGAKPPAFAPYRWLRLS from the coding sequence ATGTCCGATGGCAGACGGTTTGAACGTCAGAAATTCTCGGAGAAGCGGACGCAGTCCAGCAGAGGAGACGGGTGCTACATATGCGGCGGACCTCACGGTTATGCCAGGTGCCCAGAGATGAAGAGCCTTAGTGCCATCGTCCGTGAGCGGAAGGAGAAGGAGGCACAAGACAAGGCGAAATCGGCAGACACCACTCAGTTGGGCATGGTTAGAATCTGTGGTGCCATAGCAAAGCAGGCTGACAACCCGGGGGATTTCAGTAAACAATATGTGGATATATCCATCAATGGGCAAGCAGTTCGGGCCATGGTAGATTTTGGGGCTGAATCCAACATTATGACCAAGACGGCGGCCGAAAAATTGGGACTGAAAATTGTTCCAAGCAACAATCGCCTCAAGACGGTCAACGCCCCACCAACTCCCGTGTGTGGAATTGCTCATGGGGTCAGCATCACTTTAGGACGGTGGAGAGGTAAGACAAACTTTACTGTAGCTCCCTTGGACATATCCGATGCTATTCTTGGGCAGGAATTCTTTCAACGTTGCCACACGATGATTTATCCCTACCTTCAACAACTCTTGGTGATGAAGGGGGAAGGGTCTTGTATGGTGCCTCTTGTTAGGGTGCCGAagaaagacatatatgcccaaCTGTCAGCCATGCAGATTGTGAAGGGCCTGAAGAAAGGAGCACCAACCTTCTTAGCCACCATCGCAAGTTCGAGTGAAGACCATGGTGCTATGGAGCCTCTGCCACCCATCATAGAATCTATTTTGCAGGAAACCAGTGACGTGATGCCGGAGGAGCTGCCAAAAACTCTACCTCTAAGGCGTGAGGTAGACCACATGATTGAGCTAGAGGTGGGAGCCAAGCCACCTGCATTTGCACCTTATCGATGGCTCCGCCTGAGTTAG